DNA from Kitasatospora herbaricolor:
CCGGCGCTGGACGAGCGCCAGCACCTGCAGCACCCCGTCGTGGATGTCCCGGGAGAGCCGCTCGCGCTCCCGGGTGGCCGACTCCACCTGCAGCGCCCGGGTGAGCGCGGCCTCGCTGGCGCGGGCCAGCTCGATCACGTACCCGATGGCGCAGCCGGCCACCATCAGCAGCACGATGTTGTGCACGTTGTCGCCGGTGAAGCCGCCGTGGCCGAAGATGTTCGCGACGCCGATCAGGGTGCCCGCGAAGGCCGCCGGCCGCCAGCCGCCCTTGGCGGCGAACCCGAGCACGGTGCCGGCCGCCCAGATGGTGGGCAGGGTCGGCGCGCCGGCCTGGACCCGGGCCGGGTCGTCGACGATGCCGCTCATCACCACGCCGGTCAGGGTGAGCGTCAGGTCGGTGCCCAGCACGTACCAGGTGCACCGCTGCGGGCCGGCGAAGGAGCGGATCGTCGCGAGCGTCCACAGGGTCAGCGCGCCCAGGTAGATCCAGCCGGCGACGGGGTGCAGGAAGTCGCCGTAGGAGTTGAGGTAGCGCATCAGCGCGTAGCCCAGCGCCAGCACCCGGAAGTACGAGATGGCCCGCCAGAGCGGCAGCTCGACGGACATCCCGCCGGCCGCCAGCGTGCCGCCGACCCCGGTGAGGCCGCCGAAACGGGCGACCGGGCCGGCGGCGGGCCGCGCCGGCACGGTGCCGGCACCCGTACCGCTGGCGCCGGCGGCGCCGGGCGTGCCGCTGCCGTCCGTCATGAGCCCTCCCCTGGCGGTGGCGGTCGGTCAAGCCCTAGGCCTGACCGCCGTCCTTCTCCTCGTCGGCCTTCTGCTGCTGGGCGGCCCGGGCCTCCAGCTCGGCCTTGTCGGCCGCCGCCTGCTCGGCCGCCGCCTTCTCGGCCTCGGCCTTCTCCGCCTTCAGCGCGGCCTGCTCGGCCTTCTGGGCGGCCTTGCGGTCGGCGTCGGTGCGCTTCTTGTCGTCGGCGATCTGCCGCTTGGCGGCGGTCGCGTAGATGTCCACGTACTCCTGGCCGGAGAGGCGCATGATCTCGTACATCACCTCGTCCGTCACCGAGCGCAGGATGAACCGGTCGTTCTCCATGCCCTGGTAACGGGAGAAGTCGAGCGGGCGGCCGATCCGGATGCCCGGGCGGATGCCGAAGTTGGGGACCACCTGGCCGGGCGGCTGCACCTTCTCGGTGTCGATCATGGCCACCGGGATCACCGGCGCACCGGTCGCCAGCGCGACGCGGGCCAGACCGCCGACCTTGCCCCGGTAGAGCTTGCCGTCGGGCGAGCGGGTGCCCTCGGGGTAGACGCCGAACAGTTCGCCCCGCTCGATCACCGCGACGGCGCTGCGGATCGCCGCCTCGCCGGCGCCGCGCACGCCCGAGCGGTCCACCGGGAGCTGGCCGACGCCCTTGAAGAAGGCCGCGGTGAGCTTGCCCTTCAGGCCGGGGGTGTTGAAGTACTCCGCCTTGGCGATGAACGTCACCCGGCGCTTCATGAGTGCGGGCAGGAAGAAGGAGTCCGAGAAGGAGAGGTGGTTGCTCGCGATGATCGCGGCACCCTCTTCGGGGATGTTCTCCGCCCCCTCCATCCACGGCCGGAAGAAGATCCGTAGCAATGGCGCGACGATCATCTTCATCAGTCGGTAGAACAACGCCGGGCCTCCTGTTTAGCGGACCGGTCGATCCTAATGCCCAGCGGCCCTCCCCGGTGCCGCCGCCCCGCCCCGGCCGGGTGCCGAGCGCGTCCCGGCGGGGTGTACGAGCCGCCCGGGGCGTGGGACGATGCGGCTCCAGCGCTCCCGCCCGGGCCACCCGCGCGCGGTCGCCCACCCCCGCGAACGCGAAGGAGCCCCCACTCATGCCGCTGCTGCCCGGTGCCGAGCCCTTCCACCACCGGGGCGGCCCGGTGGGCGTCCTGCTCTGCCACGGCTTCACCGGCTCCCCGCAGTCGCTGCGCCCGTGGGCCGACCACCTGGCCGAGGCCGGCCTGACGGTCTCGCTGCCGCTGCTGCCCGGGCACGGGACCCGCTGGCAGGACATGCAGGTCACCCGCTGGGAGGACTGGTACGCCGAGGTCGAGCGGGAGTTCCTGGCGCTGCGCGAGAGCTGCGAGCAGGTCTTCGTCCTCGCGCTGTCGATGGGCGGCTCGCTCGCCCTGCGGCTGACGGCCGTGCACGGCGAGGCGGTGGCCGGCCTGGTGCTGGTCAACCCGTCGGTGCGCTCGGACAACCCCGCGAGCGTGCTGCTCCCGGTGCTCCGGCACGTGGTCCCGAGCCTGCCCGGGGTGGCGAACGACATCGCGCTGGAGGGCTCCCGCGAGGTCGGCTACGACCGCACCCCGCTGCACGCGGCCTGGTCGCTGTCCCTGCTGTGGAAGGACGTCCAGGCCAGGCTCCCGCAGGTGCGCCGGCCGGTGCTGCTGTTCCACAGCCCGCAGGACCACGTGGTCTCGCCGGCCAACTCGGAACTGGTCCTCGCCCGGATATCCTCGACCGACGTGACGGAGCGACTGTGCGAGCGCAGTTTCCACGTCGCGACGCTGGACCACGACGCGGCGGAAATATTCGGGGCGAGTCTGGACTTCATCCGACGGCTGGCCCCGTCGCTCGCGACGGGTGCCACCCGGGTCGAATCCGACGATCACCAAGGCTGAAGGGCCGGAAGTGCACGAGAGCAGCACGGCGGGCAGCGAGGACGAACCGCCCCGCGAGGACGGTCTGAAGAAGGCGGCCCAGGAGCCGGCGGACGAGCGCCCGGAGGCCGGTGACGGCACCGGGGGTCCTGCCGCCGAGCCTGCCGGCGGCACGACCTCCGGCGGCGGGACGGTGGCCACCGGCGGCGGCACCCCGAGCGGTGGCGGTACCCCGAGCACGGCCGGCGCTTCGGGCGCGGGCGGCGCTTCGGGCGCGGGCGGCGCCGAGGCGGGTGCGGCGCCGGCCGCCCGTCAAATGCCCGAGCGCAGCCAGGCCGAGCAGGACGAGATCTTCGCCGCCCTGGTCGCTCAGTTCGACGAGCCTGCCGGGCTGAACAGCCCGGACTGGCCGGAGAGCGAGAACCTGCGCGGCCGGGGCGAGTTCCGGAGCGGCCCGGCGAAGCCCCCCACCGACCTCTCCGACCTGGCGCCGCAGCCGCGCCCCCGCCCCTTCCAGCCGGTCGTCCCGGCCGCCGGCCCGCGCGACTACGAGGCCGCCGAGGACCCGGACGAGGGCCATTTCGTGCCGCCGGAGCCCCCGCCGCTCCCCGAGGCCGACGTCACCTCCAAGTTCGCCTGGCTCGCCGTGCTCGGCGGCCCGGCGCTGCTGCTCTTCGACGCCGTGTTCTGGCAGGAGGTCGCCGGCTGGCCGGCCTGGGTCGGCGTCACGGCCTTCCTCGGCGGCTTCGTCACCCTGGTCGTCCGGATGAAGGACCGGGACGAGGACGAACCCGAGGACCCGACCGGCGGCGCGGTCGTCTGACACCGGGCGCGGTCGCCCGGGCGGTCGGGTGGACCGCCGGGCGGCCGGTGCCGGGCCACCCGTCCGGGCGCGCGGGCGGGCAGGCCGCCGCCTACGGTGGTAGGGCCGGGTGTCCGCCCGGTTCCGGCTCCTCCGGGAGGCGACGGCCCATGCGTGCCACCCCTGCCGTCCGTGCGGTTTCGCTGCTGGCCGGCCTGGCGCTGGCCACGCTGGCCGGCTGCTCCTCGCACTCGATCGAGACCGTGCCCGCGTCGAAGGCCTCCACCGCTTCGGGCTCCGCGTCACCGTCCGGCGGGACGGCCGCGCGGGCCACGGTCGGGGACACCCTGGAGCTGCCCGGCCGAGCGTCCGGGTCGCGGATGGCGGTGACCGTGACGCAGGTGGTCGACCCGGCCGCGCCGGACAGCGAGCTGTCCACCCCGCGGGCCGGCAACCGGCTGGTGTCCGTCCGGTTCAGCCTGCACAACGTCGGGACGGCGGTCTATGCGGACACCCCGTCCAACGGTGCCCAGGTGATCGACGGCCAGGGCCAGGGGTTCAACGCCGACATCTCCGTCACCACCCAGGCGGGGCCGGCCTTCCCCACCGGCGTCGACATCGCTCCCGGGGACACCGCCCTGGGGTTCGTCTCCTTCCAGCTGCCGGCCGGCTCCACCCTGGCGAAGGTCCAGTTCACGCTGGACTCCGGCTTCGCCGACGCCACCGGGCAGTGGCGGGTGGACCCGGCGGCGAAGAGCTCACAGGCGACCACGGCCCCGCAGGCCACCGGTGCCCCGTCCGGCGCCTCGCTGCCCGCCTCCCCGGCCGCCTCCCCGCCCGGTGGCACGACCGCCGCGGACGCCCGGGCGACCGTCGAGGCGTACTACGCCGCCGTCAACGCCAGGGACTACCCGGCCGCCTGGGCCCTGGGCGGCAAGAACCTCAACTCCTCGTACCAGGACTTCAAGGCGGGCTTCGCCGCGACCGCCCGGGACGACGTCACCGTCACGGCGGTGAACGGCCCGGTGGTGGGCGTCGTCCTGGACGCCGTGCAGGTCGACGGCAGCCACCGGGTGTTCAGCGGTACCTACACGGTGCGCGGCGGCGTGATCGTCGGCGCGGACATCCACTGAGCCGCCCGGCCGTCCCCTCGCCCGGCCCCGGCCGCCCGTGCCCGGTCACCCGGCCGGGGCCGGCCCGTCCTCCCCCGCCGCCGGGATCTCCAGGACGGCCAGCACCGGCAGGTGGTCGGTGGCGGCCCGCAGGTCCGCCTCGGCGACCCCGGGCAGGCCGTGCGGGACCCCGCAGGCCAGGACCCGGACGCCGGGTGTCGCGAAGACCGCGTCGATGCGCTGGTAGGGGTTCTCGGGGACGGAGGTGAACGTCCCGCCCCAGGGGGCGGTCGGATGGCCGTCCTGGAGCAGCCCGGCCAACAGCTGCCAGCCGGGGCCGTCGGGGTGCTCGTTGAAGTCGCCGGCGATCACACCGTGCTCGGCCGGCCCGATCTGCTCCGGCAGCAGCTCGAACTGGGTGTAGCGCTCCGCGGGGTCCAGGCTGAGGTGGCAACTGGTGACCGAGAAGGGGGCGCTGCCGCCGGCCCGGAGCAGCGCGGTGGCGAACCCGCGGGCGTGCAGGCCGCGGGTCTTCGGTAGCAGCCGGTCCCGGACGGCGAGGACGTCGAGGCCGGGGCGGCCGAGCAGCAGCGGGCCGGCCGCGACGCGCCCGCCGCCGGCGAGGATCTCGCTGCCCGTGCGCCGGGCCAGCCAGGCGGCCTGGCCGCCGGGGCGCCAGTAGCGCGGCGACTCCTGGACACAAACCACGTCCGGCTCGCAGGCCCGGACGACCCGGGCCAGGGCGCGCCGGTCGTCGCGCAGGGAGCGGATGTTGTAGCTGAGCAGGCGCACCCGGTGGCCGCCGTCCGGCCCCGGCCCCGAGGGCGGCAGGGCCCGCGGGGCCGGGTGGTCCGAGGGCGTCCGGTGCGGCGACCCAAAACTCCGGGGCTGGTCGGTCACGGTGTCGTCCCTCCTGCACCTCGGGCGGTCCACCGGCCACGATAGGCCCGCGCGGGTCAGGAACGCCACGACGGCGGGGCGGGCGCCCGGCACGCGACGGCGGCCGTCGGGCGGAACGACGGGCGGGCGCCGGGGCTGCCGGGCCGGCCGGGGAACGCCACGACGGCGGGGCGGGGGGTGAGGGCCTCCCCGCCCCGCCGTCGGCGGAGCAGCGGACCGGTCGTACGGGCCGACCGGTCGGGTGGTGCGGGTCAGACGGTGCGGGCCAGGTCGCCCGCACCGACGATGCCGGCGGCCGACCCCATCGAGGCCAGCACGACCTCGGCACGCGGGCGGTGGACGCCACCGGTCAGGTAGCGCTGGAAGGACTTGGCGACCGGGTCGAGCAGCAGCCGGCCGGAGTCGGAGACGCCGCCGCCGAGCACGAAGACGCCCGGGTCGAAGAGGGCGGCGAGGTCGGCCATGCCGCGGCCGAGCCAGTCGGCCAGCTCGTCGTAGCACTCCAGGGCCAGCGGGTCGCCGTCCTCGGCCGCCTCGGTGATGTGGATGCCCCGGATGGTCTCGGCGACGCCGTCGTTGAGCTCCAGCATCCGCTTCCCGCGCACCGGGTCGGCGGCGGACTTCTCGCGGCCGTAGCGGCGCAGCGCACGGCCGGAGCCGTACTGCTCCCAGCAGCCCTTGCCGCCGCAGCCGCAGAGCAGGCCGTCGGGGACCATGTTGAGGTGGCCGATCTCGCCCGCCACGCCGAACCGGCCGCGGTGCAGGCGGCCGTCCAGGACGATGCCGCCGCCGATGCCGGTACCGACGGTGATCAGCACCATGTCGGTGTGGGCCGCCGCCGCGCCGAACCGGAACTCGGCCCAGGCCGCGCAGTTGGCGTCGTTCTCGACGACCGTCTCCAGGCCGGTGAGTTCCTCGATCCGGGCCTTGAGCGGTTCGTTCTCCCAGTCGATGTTGGGCGCGAAGATCACCGTGGAGCGGTCCCGGTCGACGAAGCCGGGGGCGCCTACGCCCACGCCCGCCACGTCCGGGTGCAGTTCCTTGAGCTCGCGTACTGCCTGTGCGATGGCATCGACCGCCCACTGGGGGTCGGCCGGGGTGGGTACCCGGGTCCGGGCCAGGATCTCGCCTGCCTCGTCGACCACGCCGGCCGCAATCTTGGTACCGCCGACATCGACGCCGATGGTCAGAGCCATGTGTCCCTCAGCTATTCATCTCGTTCCCGCTGGACGGAAAGGTACCGTCCAAACCTGCTCCCGTACACACCGGCGCCTACATTATCCGAAAGCAATCCCGCGGGAACATGGCTGTCCGCTTTCAAAAGTCGTACGTTTCGAATCGCTGCGTCAGCTCCTGTCCGCCGTGAGTAACCATGCCTGACCTGGCGATTCACTCCTTGTCGGACGGCCCGTCAGGCGTGTCGAGGTCAATGTGCTCACTGTGGGCACCGCCCCCTGAGGACCACCGGCGTTCATGCCCGGAGACAGCGGCCCGGTAGGCGGCGAGCAGTTCGCCCCCGGCCGCGGCGAGATGCCCATACACTTCGGGGTGCTTCGCGCGAAGGACGCCCGGCAGCTCGGAGAGCGTTCCCAGCGAGCCCGCGGCCCCGCCCGGGGCGAGCGATCCCAGCGAGCCGAGGGCCGCCGCCGCGAACTGCGGCACGCCGGCCTCCTCCGCCTTCTCCCCGACGGCCTTGGCGAGACGCCGGACCTCCTCCACCAGCAGGCCGAGCTCCGGCCCGAACGGATGCTCCGTCCCGGCGTCCTGCCGCTCGCCCCGGCCGGGCCCGGCCTCCGTACCGTCGCCGGGGCGTCCGTCGCCGGGGCGCGTGGATTCGGCACTCTCGTCGGCGGGCCGGCCGGTCCGGTCGTCGGCAGTGGTCATCGCGGGCGCCTCCTCAGCTGCGGCCGCACCCGCGGCCGCCTCCCTCGACGCTACCGGAATCCGCCGCTCAGCCCCGGGGCCAGAGCGCCGGGTCAGGGGTGAAGCGCACGGCGAGGACGCCGTCGGCCAGGGCCGCACCGGTGACGGTGCAGCGGCGCAGCGCGGACGGCAGCGCCAGGATCCGACGGTACGCACCGATGCCGACCACCAGCTCGTCGCCGCGCCGCACCAGGTCCAGATCGGCCCGGTCGGCGCCGGGCAGACCGATCCGCCAGACCAGCAGGCCCTCCTCGGCCAGCCGGTCCTCGACCGCCGGGAGCGCGGGGGCGGCGGGGGCCGGGCCGTCGCCGTCGCCGTACAGCTGGTCGGCCACCTCCTCCAGGGCGACCTCGGGGAGGGTGCTGACCAGCAGCGGCACGTCCAGCTCGGCCGCCAGGGCGTCCAGCAGGCCGCGCTGGCGGCCGGCCAGCGCGGCGAGCCACGGGTCGGGCGAGGCGGCCGCGGCGGGCGGCAGGGCGCGGTGCGCGACCACGGCGTCGGGCCGCAGGCCGTGCAGCGCGAGGCCGGCCCGGATCCGGCGCAGCTCGTCCACCGGGTAGGCCTCGGCCTCGACCACCAGCCGGACCGAGGTGCCCGGCGCGGTGATCGCGGCCCGGGTCTCGGCCAGCACGGCGGTGGCCTTCGTCCGGGCCTCGTAGAGCCATTCGGCGGGCATCGGGACGCCGGCCACGGCGGCCAGCAGCGGGCGCAGCGCGCGGGCGGCCTGGCGCTGCTCCGGGAGCAGCCGGGCGAGGTAGCGCTCCAGCTGCTCGGGCAGGGCGAGGGCGGCGATCAGCTCGGCGGGCCGCGGGGCCAGCACGACCAGCACGTCGGCGTCGGCGGTGTGCAGGGCGCGGAGCATGGCCAGCCGGGAGGTGCCGGGGAGGGCGGTGAGCTCCTCGGGGTCCAGCGGGTCGGCGCCGAGCAGGTCCAGGACGGGCTTCAGCCTGCCCTCGACCGCGCCGAGGGCCTGCCGGAAGGCGGCCTGCTCGTCGATCCGCGCGACCCGCAGCCCGGGGGCGTGCTCCACGGGTCGCGCGCTCAGGCGGGTGCCGAGCAGGGGGTCGAGGGTGCGGTGCGGGTCGTCGGCGGCCAGCAGCAGGGTTCGGTGCCCCCGCCGGGCCGCGTGCAGGGCGGTGGCCGCGGCGACGGTGGCCGTCCCGCCGTCGCCGCTGACCAGGATGATGCGCGCCGGGGCCGGGCGGCCGGCGGGGGGCGCGTCGGAGCTGCTCACCGTCATGGCCGGTGGTCCGCCGTCAGCCCTCGACGCGCTTCTTCAGACCGGCGAGCGCGCGGTCGATGATGACCTTCTCGGCCTTGCGCTTGATCATGCCGAGCATCGGGATCTTGACGTCGACGGCGAGCTGGTAGGTGACCTCGGTGCCGCCGCTCTTCAAGGGGGCGAGCGTGTAGGAGCCGTCCAGGGTGCGGAGCATCTGGCTCTTGACCAGGGTCCAGCCGACCTCGCGGTCGCCGTCCCAGGTGTAGGCGAGCACGTGCTCGTCGCGGATGGCGCCGGCGTCCAGCAGCAGGCGGACCTGGGCGCCCCGGCCGGTGCCGTCGGTCTCCAGCACCTCGATCTCCTTGACCTCACCGGTCCAGGCCGGGTAGGCGGCGAAGTCGGCGATCACGGCCATGACCTCGGCCGGGGTTGCCTCGATGGTGATGCTCGCCCTGGTGTGCTCCGCCATTGGAATGGCCCTCCGCGTGATCCCGTGCGTGCCGGTCGGCTGTGCGCCGAGGGCAGGCTATCGCGATCGGCGTGGCGCTCGGCCCA
Protein-coding regions in this window:
- a CDS encoding alpha/beta hydrolase, with product MPLLPGAEPFHHRGGPVGVLLCHGFTGSPQSLRPWADHLAEAGLTVSLPLLPGHGTRWQDMQVTRWEDWYAEVEREFLALRESCEQVFVLALSMGGSLALRLTAVHGEAVAGLVLVNPSVRSDNPASVLLPVLRHVVPSLPGVANDIALEGSREVGYDRTPLHAAWSLSLLWKDVQARLPQVRRPVLLFHSPQDHVVSPANSELVLARISSTDVTERLCERSFHVATLDHDAAEIFGASLDFIRRLAPSLATGATRVESDDHQG
- a CDS encoding DUF5304 family protein, with product MTTADDRTGRPADESAESTRPGDGRPGDGTEAGPGRGERQDAGTEHPFGPELGLLVEEVRRLAKAVGEKAEEAGVPQFAAAALGSLGSLAPGGAAGSLGTLSELPGVLRAKHPEVYGHLAAAGGELLAAYRAAVSGHERRWSSGGGAHSEHIDLDTPDGPSDKE
- a CDS encoding DUF4352 domain-containing protein produces the protein MRATPAVRAVSLLAGLALATLAGCSSHSIETVPASKASTASGSASPSGGTAARATVGDTLELPGRASGSRMAVTVTQVVDPAAPDSELSTPRAGNRLVSVRFSLHNVGTAVYADTPSNGAQVIDGQGQGFNADISVTTQAGPAFPTGVDIAPGDTALGFVSFQLPAGSTLAKVQFTLDSGFADATGQWRVDPAAKSSQATTAPQATGAPSGASLPASPAASPPGGTTAADARATVEAYYAAVNARDYPAAWALGGKNLNSSYQDFKAGFAATARDDVTVTAVNGPVVGVVLDAVQVDGSHRVFSGTYTVRGGVIVGADIH
- a CDS encoding ROK family glucokinase, producing MALTIGVDVGGTKIAAGVVDEAGEILARTRVPTPADPQWAVDAIAQAVRELKELHPDVAGVGVGAPGFVDRDRSTVIFAPNIDWENEPLKARIEELTGLETVVENDANCAAWAEFRFGAAAAHTDMVLITVGTGIGGGIVLDGRLHRGRFGVAGEIGHLNMVPDGLLCGCGGKGCWEQYGSGRALRRYGREKSAADPVRGKRMLELNDGVAETIRGIHITEAAEDGDPLALECYDELADWLGRGMADLAALFDPGVFVLGGGVSDSGRLLLDPVAKSFQRYLTGGVHRPRAEVVLASMGSAAGIVGAGDLARTV
- the macS gene encoding MacS family sensor histidine kinase; the encoded protein is MSVELPLWRAISYFRVLALGYALMRYLNSYGDFLHPVAGWIYLGALTLWTLATIRSFAGPQRCTWYVLGTDLTLTLTGVVMSGIVDDPARVQAGAPTLPTIWAAGTVLGFAAKGGWRPAAFAGTLIGVANIFGHGGFTGDNVHNIVLLMVAGCAIGYVIELARASEAALTRALQVESATRERERLSRDIHDGVLQVLALVQRRGSEQVAGNGPGLAELGRLAGEQERALRALMTGGPLPHQGPAERADLRTLVAPYAGERVTVSAPGTPVLLPGPVAGELAAAVGAAVDNVHRHAGPGARAWILVEDEPEAVTVSIRDDGPGFAAGRLGEAERSGRLGVSQSIRGRLLDLGGTAELYSVPGEGVEVELRVPREGA
- a CDS encoding lysophospholipid acyltransferase family protein, encoding MKMIVAPLLRIFFRPWMEGAENIPEEGAAIIASNHLSFSDSFFLPALMKRRVTFIAKAEYFNTPGLKGKLTAAFFKGVGQLPVDRSGVRGAGEAAIRSAVAVIERGELFGVYPEGTRSPDGKLYRGKVGGLARVALATGAPVIPVAMIDTEKVQPPGQVVPNFGIRPGIRIGRPLDFSRYQGMENDRFILRSVTDEVMYEIMRLSGQEYVDIYATAAKRQIADDKKRTDADRKAAQKAEQAALKAEKAEAEKAAAEQAAADKAELEARAAQQQKADEEKDGGQA
- a CDS encoding ArsA family ATPase, which translates into the protein MTVSSSDAPPAGRPAPARIILVSGDGGTATVAAATALHAARRGHRTLLLAADDPHRTLDPLLGTRLSARPVEHAPGLRVARIDEQAAFRQALGAVEGRLKPVLDLLGADPLDPEELTALPGTSRLAMLRALHTADADVLVVLAPRPAELIAALALPEQLERYLARLLPEQRQAARALRPLLAAVAGVPMPAEWLYEARTKATAVLAETRAAITAPGTSVRLVVEAEAYPVDELRRIRAGLALHGLRPDAVVAHRALPPAAAASPDPWLAALAGRQRGLLDALAAELDVPLLVSTLPEVALEEVADQLYGDGDGPAPAAPALPAVEDRLAEEGLLVWRIGLPGADRADLDLVRRGDELVVGIGAYRRILALPSALRRCTVTGAALADGVLAVRFTPDPALWPRG
- a CDS encoding SRPBCC family protein → MAEHTRASITIEATPAEVMAVIADFAAYPAWTGEVKEIEVLETDGTGRGAQVRLLLDAGAIRDEHVLAYTWDGDREVGWTLVKSQMLRTLDGSYTLAPLKSGGTEVTYQLAVDVKIPMLGMIKRKAEKVIIDRALAGLKKRVEG
- a CDS encoding endonuclease/exonuclease/phosphatase family protein, which gives rise to MPPSGPGPDGGHRVRLLSYNIRSLRDDRRALARVVRACEPDVVCVQESPRYWRPGGQAAWLARRTGSEILAGGGRVAAGPLLLGRPGLDVLAVRDRLLPKTRGLHARGFATALLRAGGSAPFSVTSCHLSLDPAERYTQFELLPEQIGPAEHGVIAGDFNEHPDGPGWQLLAGLLQDGHPTAPWGGTFTSVPENPYQRIDAVFATPGVRVLACGVPHGLPGVAEADLRAATDHLPVLAVLEIPAAGEDGPAPAG